A genomic segment from Amphiura filiformis chromosome 10, Afil_fr2py, whole genome shotgun sequence encodes:
- the LOC140162006 gene encoding cytochrome P450 2U1-like, translating to MSDEFGGIMSINLSGMKAVLLTDLTAIREAFLDKADSFADRFNHPLNEYVNGVKGSLIFENGKGWKLHRRMTLRALRNFGMGKRSLENKINEEARCLARSFEDENDRPFNPQPTVQNAVANVICSISFGSRYNYDDPEFRKLIDYIKVFMEQLSGPSLVGAFPRLWFTPLYKSLKNQNDECRTFLRGVVEQHKDSFDTNDIRDIIDVHLQENEEGGAEEKIPQSLIWRGIFDLFAAGTDTTSNTILWGILLLTQYPQVQEKVQQEIDDVIGRERPPSLPDRLLLPYVDATLMEIQRFRPVACFIPPRAASVDTELLGYTITKGTQVWANLYAVLHSPEHWEDPETFLPERFLSADGKKVKTHEAFVPFGAGRRICIGEQLARMELFLFMTNLLQRFTFGIPKEEPKPNLAGEHGITLSPGRFRICAVSR from the exons ATGTCGGATGAGTTTGGTGGCATAATGAGCATTAATCTATCCGGGATGAAAGCGGTATTATTAACAGATCTTACGGCAATACGAGAGGCTTTTTTGGACAAGGCAGACAGTTTTGCAGATAGATTTAATCATCCGTTGAACGAGTATGTCAACGGTGTCAAAG GAAGTCTAATTTTCGAAAATGGCAAAGGCTGGAAATTGCACCGACGTATGACCCTTCGAGCTCTCCGTAATTTTGGAATGGGTAAGCGAAGCCttgaaaacaagatcaatgaGGAAGCACGTTGTCTTGCAAGAAGTTTTGAAGACGAAAATGATCGTCCCTTTAATCCTCAACCAACTGTTCAAAACGCAGTGGCTAATGTGATATGCAGCATAAGTTTTGGGAGCAGATACAATTATGATGATCCAGAGTTTAGAAAACTTATTGATTATATAAAG GTATTCATGGAGCAACTTTCTGGTCCAAGTCTAGTGGGAGCTTTCCCTAGACTATGGTTTACACCACTGTACAAATCTCTGAAGAACCAAAATGACGAATGCAGAACATTTTTACGAGGAGTAGTCGAACAGCACAAAGACTCATTTGATACAAATGACATCCGGGATATAATTGATGTTCATCTTCAG GAAAACGAAGAAGGCGGTGCCGAAGAAAAGATTCCCCAGTCTCTGATATGGAGGGGTATCTTTGATCTGTTTGCAGCTGGAACAGACACAACATCGAACACTATCTTATGGGGAATACTGCTACTCACACAGTATCCACAGGTGCAAGAAAAG GTGCAACAGGAAATCGATGACGTCATCGGAAGAGAACGTCCTCCTTCATTACCAGATCGCTTACTCTTGCCTTACGTCGACGCTACTCTAATGGAGATACAACGCTTTAGACCAGTTGCTTGCTTCATACCACCTAGAGCTGCTAGTGTTGATACAGAGCTTTTGGGTTATACAATAACAAAAG GAACGCAAGTTTGGGCCAATCTATATGCGGTACTCCACAGTCCAGAACACTGGGAAGATCCCGAAACATTCCTTCCAGAACGGTTTCTGTCAGCAGATGGAAAGAAGGTTAAAACACATGAAGCATTTGTACCGTTTGGAGCAG gtCGTCGAATTTGCATCGGTGAGCAACTTGCCCGGATGGAATTGTTTCTCTTTATGACAAATTTACTTCAACGGTTTACGTTCGGAATTCCAAAAGAGGAGCCAAAACCGAACCTTGCGGGAGAACACGGCATTACTTTGTCACCAGGACGATTCAGAATATGTGCCGTCAGCAGATGA
- the LOC140163060 gene encoding LOW QUALITY PROTEIN: cytochrome P450 2J2-like (The sequence of the model RefSeq protein was modified relative to this genomic sequence to represent the inferred CDS: deleted 1 base in 1 codon) has protein sequence MCTKLAKGSIQTYLSFSWSTLNMASPNVSALFFDYISLQSFLIFGVSFLIIYHLFTREKPVKLPPGPPCLPLIGNVHRLGGKQMHVVTANMSNEFGSIINIDLAGTNAVLLTDLHIMREAFLDKTDRFSDRFSHPLGEYILLSIKGSLTFENGNGWKSHRRTTLRALRNFGMGKRSLENKINEEARCLARSFDQENGRPFNPEPNVQNAVANVICSISLGSRYDYDDPEFRRLLDYIKVFMSKLSGPSLLAVFPRLWFTPLYKSLKKQTVECISFLRGVVEQHKVTFDSNDIRDIIDVHLQDHDKKGGTDEKLPQHLIWRGIFDLFAAGTDTTSNTILWAILLLTQYPHVQEKVQEEIDDVIGRERPPTLPDRLLLPYVDATLMEIQRFRPVGCFVPPRAASVDTELSGYTIRKGTQVWVNLYAVLHSPKHWKDPEEFIPERFISADGKKTETPEAFIPFGLGRRICIGEQLARMELFLFMTNLLQRFTFEIPKGDPKPNLAGEHGITLSPGRFRICAVNR, from the exons ATGTGTACCAAACTTGCAAAGGGATCAATACAAACCTATTTGAGCTTTAGCTGGTCGACCCTGAACATGGCTTCGCCAAATGTATCTGCATTATTCTTTGACTACATCTCACTCCAGTCGTTTCTTATATTCGGTGTTTCATTCCTGATAATATACCACTTATTCACTCGCGAAAAACCGGTGAAACTACCGCCTGGACCGCCATGCTTACCACTTATCGGCAACGTCCATAGACTTGGAGGGAAACAAATGCATGTTGTGACAGCAAATATGTCCAATGAGTTTGGCAGCATAATTAACATTGATTTGGCAGGAACGAACGCAGTGTTACTGACCGATCTTCATATAATGCGAGaggcttttttggacaaaacggatAGATTTTCCGATAGATTTAGTCATCCGTTGGGTGAATACATATTATTAAGTATTAAAG GAAGTCTTACTTTCGAAAATGGTAACGGCTGGAAATCTCACCGACGTACGACCCTTCGAGCTCTCCGTAATTTTGGAATGGGTAAGCGAAGCCTTGAAAACAAGATTAACGAGGAAGCACGTTGTCTCGCGAGAAGTTTTGATCAAGAAAATGGTCGCCCCTTTAATCCTGAACCAAATGTTCAAAACGCAGTGGCTAATGTGATATGCAGCATAAGTTTAGGGAGCAGATACGATTATGATGATCCAGAGTTTAGAAGGCTTCTTGACTATATAAAG GTATTCATGTCGAAGCTTTCCGGTCCGAGCCTTCTGGCTGTGTTCCCTAGACTATGGTTTACACCATTGTATAAATCCCTGAAGAAACAAACCGTCGAGTGCATATCATTTCTTCGTGGAGTCGTTGAACAACACAAGGTTACATTTGATTCAAATGACATCCGGGATATCATTGATGTTCATCTACAG GACCACGACAAAAAAGGTGGAACTGATGAAAAGCTTCCCCAGCATCTGATATGGAGGGGTATCTTTGACCTGTTTGCTGCTGGAACAGACACAACATCAAACACTATCTTATGGGCAATACTGCTACTCACACAGTATCCACATGTGCAAGAAAAG GTACAAGAAGAGATCGATGACGTCATTGGAAGAGAACGTCCCCCTACATTACCAGATCGCTTACTCTTACCTTACGTTGACGCTACTCTGATGGAGATACAGCGCTTTAGACCTGTTGGTTGCTTTGTTCCACCGAGAGCGGCAAGTGTTGATACAGAGCTTTCGGGTTACACGATACGAAAAG GAACGCAAGTTTGGGTCAATCTATATGCGGTTCTCCACAGCCCAAAACACTGGAAAGATCCTGAAGAATTCATACCAGAACGGTTCATATCAGCAGAT GGAAAAAAGACAGAGACACCGGAAGCTTTTATACCGTTTGGACTAG GGCGTCGAATTTGCATCGGTGAGCAACTTGCCAGGATGGAATTGTTTCTCTTCATGACAAACTTACTCCAACGGTTTACCTTCGAAATTCCAAAAGGGGACCCAAAACCGAACCTTGCGGGAGAACATGGCATTACTTTGTCACCGGGACGATTCAGAATATGTGCCGTcaatagatga